In a single window of the Callithrix jacchus isolate 240 chromosome 1, calJac240_pri, whole genome shotgun sequence genome:
- the OR1B1 gene encoding LOW QUALITY PROTEIN: olfactory receptor 1B1 (The sequence of the model RefSeq protein was modified relative to this genomic sequence to represent the inferred CDS: substituted 2 bases at 2 genomic stop codons), producing the protein MSCAPNASHSPVFLLLRFSRTNISHTLLFFLFLAVYLTTILGNVTLVLLISQDSRLHSPMYYLLRGLSVIDMGLSTVTLPQLLAHLVSDYPTIPAAHCLAQFFFFYAFGVADTLVIAVMALDRYVAICDPLHYASVMNHQWCACLLALSWVVSVLHTMLHVGLVLPLCWTGDTRGNVNLPHFFCDHRPFLXASCSDTHSNELAIFLEGGFLMLGPCALIVLSYVQIGATILRLPSAAGRCXAVSTCGSHLTMVGFLYGTIVWVYFQPPSQNSQHQDMVASVMYTAITPLANPFVYSLCNKDVKGAFHRLLEWGKVDP; encoded by the coding sequence ATGAGCTGTGCCCCTAATGCTTCACACTCTCCGGTCTTCTTGCTCCTTAGGTTCTCGAGAACTAACATCTCCCAcactcttctcttcttcctgttcttGGCTGTTTACCTGACCACTATATTGGGGAATGTGACATTGGTGCTGCTCATCTCCCAGGACTCCAGACTCCACTCACCCATGTATTATCTGCTTCGTGGCCTCTCTGTGATAGACATGGGGTTATCCACAGTCACGCTGCCCCAGTTGCTGGCCCATCTGGTCTCTGATTACCCAACCATTCCCGCGGCCCACTGCTTGGctcagttctttttcttctatgcATTTGGGGTTGCAGATACACTTGTCATTGCTGTCATGGCTCTGGATCGCTATGTGGCCATCTGTGACCCCCTTCACTATGCTTCGGTAATGAATCACCAATGGTGTGCCTGCTTACTAGCGCTGAGCTGGGTTGTGTCTGTACTGCACACCATGCTGCATGTGGGACTTGTCCTGCCCCTTTGCTGGACTGGGGATACTAGGGGCAATGTTAACCTTCCTCACTTCTTTTGTGACCACCGGCCATTTCTTTGAGCCTCTTGTTCTGACACACATTCTAATGAGCTGGCCATATTCCTTGAGGGTGGCTTCCTTATGCTGGGCCCCTGTGCCCTCATTGTACTCTCTTATGTTCAAATTGGGGCCACTATTCTACGTTTACCTTCAGCTGCTGGTCGCTGCTGAGCAGTCTCCACCTGTGGATCCCACCTCACCATGGTTGGTTTCCTCTATGGCACCATCGTTTGGGTCTActtccagcctccctcccagaaCTCTCAGCATCAGGACATGGTGGCTTCAGTCATGTATACTGCCATTACACCTCTGGCCAACCCTTTTGTATACAGCCTCTGCAATAAGGATGTCAAGGGTGCATTCCACAGGCTGCTTGAATGGGGGAAGGTAGACCCCTGA
- the LOC100405919 gene encoding olfactory receptor 1f45-like: protein MATRNRTEVTEFVLLGLSSWPGMQPVIFGIILVMYLVAVMGNALLVTVARSDPKLQTPMYFLLSQLSFIDIFLTTITVPQMLVHTLSVNQTISFNCCIIQLFFFMAVGSMEGHLLAAMAYDRYVAICDPLRYSAIVSRCLCLCITLTSWVVVSLNNLLYSVLVSRLTFCGNQVTHFFCDITPLLQLSCTRPVTNEMLIFTEGVAVVVSPFFFILGSYACIGVAITHMHSVAALRKALSTCGSHILVVLLLYGSVIRMYLRPSSSYNLYQDRQVAVFYTVVTPMLNPLIYSLRNQEVKGALLRLFRKLCISENFQPSSQANREWRHIS from the coding sequence ATGGCCACTAGAAATAGGACAGAAGTGACTGAATTTGTCTTACTGGGCTTGTCCAGCTGGCCAGGGATGCAGCCAGTTATTTTTGGTATTATCCTTGTCATGTACTTGGTTGCAGTTATGGGCAATGCCCTTTTAGTCACTGTTGCTCGATCAGACCCCAAGCTTCAGACTCCCATGTATTTCCTGCTCAGCCAGCTTTCCTTTATTGACATTTTTCTGACAACCATCACTGTTCCTCAGATGCTGGTGCACACACTGTCTGTGAATCAAACTATCTCCTTTAACTGCTGCATAATCCAGCTATTCTTCTTCATGGCTGTGGGCAGCATGGAAGGCCACTTGCTGGCTGCCATGGCATATGATCGCTATGTTGCCATCTGTGATCCCTTAAGATACTCTGCCATTGTCAGCCGTTGCCTCTGTTTGTGCATAACATTGACCTCATGGGTGGTTGTCAGCCTCAACAACCTCCTTTATAGTGTATTGGTAAGTCGCTTAACTTTCTGTGGCAACCAGGTCACCCACTTCTTCTGTGATATCACTCCCCTGCTGCAGCTCTCCTGTACCCGACCAGTGACCAACGAAATGCTGATATTCACTGAGGGTGTAGCTGTGGTGGTCAGCCCCTTCTTCTTCATTTTGGGTTCTTATGCCTGCATTGGTGTTGCAATAACCCACATGCACTCAGTTGCTGCCCTGCGCAAAGCTCTGTCCACTTGTGGCTCCCACATCCTGGTTGTGCTGCTCCTGTATGGCTCTGTGATCCGCATGTACCTCCGACCATCCTCCAGCTACAACTTGTACCAGGATCGCCAAGTAGCCGTCTTCTATACAGTAGTTACCCCTATGCTAAATCCACTAATCTACAGCCTCAGGAACCAGGAGGTTAAAGGAGCTCTTCTAAGGCTTTTTAGGAAGCTCTGCATCTCAGAAAACTTTCAACCTTCTTCCCAGGCAAACAGGGAATGGCGGCACATCTCCTAA